In a single window of the Platichthys flesus chromosome 5, fPlaFle2.1, whole genome shotgun sequence genome:
- the mab21l2 gene encoding protein mab-21-like 2, whose amino-acid sequence MIATQAKLVYQLNKYHNERCQARKAAIAKTIREVCKVVSDVLKEVEVQEPRFISSLSEIDARFEGMEVISPNEFEVVLYLNQMGVFNFVDDGSLPGCAVLKLSDGRKRSMSLWVEFITASGYLSARKIRSRFQTLVAQAVDKCSYRDVVKMVADTSEVRLRIRERYVVQITPAFKCTGIWPRSAAQWPMPHIPWPGPNRVAEVKAEGFNLLSKECYSLTGKQSSAESDAWVLQFSEAENRLLMAGCRKKSLSILKTLRDRHLELPGMPLNNYHMKTLLLYECEKHPRETDWDESCLGDRLNGILLQLISCLQCRRCPHYFLPNLDLFQGKPHSALEAAAKQTWRLAREILTNAKSLDKL is encoded by the coding sequence ATGATAGCGACGCAGGCGAAGCTGGTTTACCAGCTCAACAAATATCACAACGAGCGATGCCAAGCTCGCAAAGCGGCCATTGCGAAGACCATACGAGAGGTCTGTAAAGTGGTGTCGGATGTCCTGAAGGAAGTGGAGGTGCAGGAGCCCCGCTTCATCAGCTCCCTCAGCGAGATAGACGCGCGCTTCGAGGGGATGGAGGTCATCTCGCCCAACGAGTTCGAGGTGGTGCTGTACCTCAACCAGATGGGGGTCTTCAACTTCGTGGACGACGGCTCCTTGCCCGGCTGCGCGGTGCTGAAGCTGAGCGACGGCCGCAAAAGGAGCATGTCGCTGTGGGTCGAGTTCATCACCGCCTCCGGGTACCTCTCCGCCAGGAAGATCCGCTCCAGGTTTCAGACCCTGGTGGCGCAGGCCGTGGATAAGTGCAGCTACCGCGACGTGGTGAAGATGGTAGCGGACACCAGCGAGGTCAGACTACGGATCAGGGAGAGGTATGTGGTGCAGATCACCCCCGCGTTCAAGTGCACAGGGATTTGGCCTAGAAGCGCCGCTCAGTGGCCCATGCCCCACATCCCCTGGCCCGGTCCGAACCGGGTAGCAGAGGTCAAAGCCGAGGGGTTCAACCTCCTCTCCAAAGAGTGCTACTCGTTAACGGGGAAGCAGAGCTCTGCAGAGAGCGACGCGTGGGTCCTGCAGTTCAGCGAGGCCGAGAACAGGCTGCTGATGGCCGGCTGCAGGAAGAAGTCTCTGTCCATCCTGAAGACCCTGAGGGACCGTCACCTGGAGCTGCCCGGTATGCCCCTCAACAACTACCACATGAAGACCCTGCTGCTGTACGAGTGCGAGAAACACCCGAGAGAGACCGACTGGGACGAGTCCTGCCTCGGAGACCGACTGAACGgcatcctgctgcagctcatatCCTGTCTGCAGTGCCGCAGATGTCCCCACTACTTCTTGCCAAACTTGGACTTGTTTCAGGGAAAGCCTCACTCAGCCCTGGAGGCTGCTGCGAAGCAGACATGGAGACTAGCGAGAGAAATCCTCACCAACGCCAAAAGTTTGGACAAATTATAG